The segment CCTCGACCGCGATCAGCATGACGGTCTGACCGTCGCGCTGGAGCGCCGTGATGCGCTCCGCGGACGCGCCGAGGTCGACGCGGAGCTCGTCCATGAGCACGCGGTTGCCGAGGGCGACCCGACGGCCGTCGACCAGCCCGGTCACACCCTTGCCGGTCAGCGAGGCGAAGTCGACGACACCCGCCGGTCGCACGCCGCGCTCGGCGGCCCCGGCGACGATCGCCGCGGCGAGTGGATGCTCGCTCGCGCGCTCGAGGCTCGCCGCGAGCCGCAGCATCTCGGCGTCGCCTTCGACCGTCACGAGGCGCGGCTTCCCTTCCGTGAGGGTGCCGGTCTTGTCGACGACCAGGGTGTCCACCCGCTCCATCGTCTCGAGCGCCTCGCCGTTCCGGATCAGGACCCCGGCGTGCGCGCCGCGTCCGACGCCGACCATGATCGACATCGGCGTCGCGAGCCCGAGCGCGCACGGGCACGCGATGATCAGGACCGCGACCGCCGCCACGAGCGCGTGGGCGAGGCGCGGCTCGGGACCGACGAGGAACCAGAGCGCGAAGCTCGCCGCCGCGACCAGCCCGACCGCCGGGACGAACCAGGCCGACACGACGTCGGCGAGGCGTTGGATCGGGGCGTGGCTGCGTTGCGCTTCGCTCACCATCCGCACGATGTGGGCGAGAAGCGTGTCCTGCCCGACGCGCTCCGCGCGCATGACGAAGCCGCCGGTGCCGTTCACCGTCCCGCCCGTCACCTTGTCCCGGGGTCCCTTGGCGACCGGGATGGGCTCGCCCGTCACCATCGACTCGTCTACGGCGCTCGTGCCGTCGAGGACGATCCCGTCGACGGGCACGCGCTCGCCGGGCCGGACGCGCAGCCGGTCGCCGACCTCGATGTCGGCGAAGGCGACGTCGTGCTCGCTGCCGTCGGGGGCGAGACGGCGCGCCTGCTTGGGGGCGAGGTCGAGGAGCTCGCGGACGGCGCCGGCGGTCTGGCCGCGGGCGCGGAGCTCGAGCACCTGGCCGACCAGCACGAGCGTGGTGATGACGGCGGCCGCTTCGAAGTAGAGCGGCGTCCCGTGGCCGCCCGAGCTCGGCACGAGGTGCGGGAAGAGCGTCGCGAAGAGGCTGTAGCCGTACGCCGCGCCCGTGCCGATGGCGATGAGCGTGAACATGTTGAGGCGCCCCGTGCGGAGCGACGTCCAGCCGCGCGCGAAGAAGGGCGCGCCGCCCCATGCGACGACCGGCGTCGCGAGCGCGAGCTGGAGCCAGGCGAGGACCGACCAGGAGACGCGGTGCTGGAGCGGCATGCCCGGCAGCAGATCGGACATCGCGAGGAGAAAGAGCGGGGCGGTCAGCACCGCGCTCGCGACCAGGCGGCGTCGCATGTCGTCGAGCTCGGGGTTCGCCTCCTCGGGCGCGTGGAACGCGAAGGTCTTCGGCTCGAGGGCCATGCCGCAGATCGGGCAGCTGCCGGGCCCGAGCTGCACGACCTCGGGATGCATCGGACAGGTGTACTCGCGCGCGGCCTCGGCCGCCGAGGGCGGGGCCGCGGGGCGCGGCGCGAGCCAGCGCGCGGGATCGGCCTCGAACTTCGCGCGGCAGCCGGCGCTGCAGAAGTAGTAGGGCGTTCCCCGAAGCTCGGTGCGGTGCGGCGTCGCCTCGGGGTCGACCGACATGCCGCAGACGAGGTCGTGCGCGGTCTTCACGAGGAACGCACTATTCCACATCGGAGGCGGGCGCGCTTGCCACGGAAACTAGAACGTGTTCTACTTCCGCGGTCTCGAAATTCCGCCGCGTCCCGCGCCGCGGCGCCGCCGCGGCACCGCCGATCAGAAGGAGATCTCGTGGGCAGAAATCCGTTGCACACCAAGCTCTGCGACATGCTCGGGATCGACTTTCCGATCATCGCGTTCACCCACTGCAAGGACGTCGTGGCCGCCGTCGTCAACGCCGGCGGCTTCGCGGTCCTGGGCGAGGCGATGCACACGCCCGACGGCATCGCGTCCGACATCAGGTGGATCCGGAGCCGCGTCGGCGACAAGCCCTTCGGCATCGATCTCGTGCTGCCGGCTTCGGCGCCCGACGCTTCCACGCTGGAGCAACTTCTCGCCAAGATCCCCGACGAGCACAAGCGCTACGCCGCCTACATCAAGGAGAAGTACAACGTCCCCGACCCCAAGGGGCAACAGGCGTTGCATCAATGGGGCGGTCTGACGCACGAAATCGCGCGCAAGCAGCTCGACGTGATCCTCGACGAGCGCGTCCCGGTGTTCGTGTCCGGCCTCGGCAGCCCGGCGTTCATGCTGAAAGCGGCGCATGAGCGCGGCATGAAGGTGTTCGGCCTCATCGGGAAAGCGCGGCAGGCGAAGCGCGAGATCGAGGCCGGCGTGGACGTCATCATCGCGCAGGGCTACGACGCCGCCGGACACACGGGGCCGATCGGGACCTTTTCGATCGTTCCCGAGGTCGTGGCCATCGCGGGCGACACCCCGGTCGTCGCGGCGGGCGGCGTCACGACGGGACGGCACCTCGCGGCGTCGATATGCCTCGGCGCCGCGGGCGTCTGGACCGGGACCCTCTGGCTCGCGGCGCGGGAGTCCGACAACGACATGATCATCAAGGAGAAGCTCGTCGCGGCGACGGCCGACGACACGGTCTACTCGAAGAGCGTGTCGGGCTTCGCGATGCGCGTGCTCAAGTGCCCGTGGACGGAGGAATGGGCGAAGCCGGAGGCGCCGCGCGTCCTGAACTCGCCGTACCAGATGCTGCTGAGCTCCGACTACATCCAGGGGGCCAACGACCATCGGCGCGCCGATCTCATGTTCGAGGCCGCCGGGCAGGGCGTGAGCTTCATCGATTCGATGAAGCCGGCGAAGCAGATCGTCAACGACATGGTGGAGGAGGCGCTCTCGGTGTTCGAGGAGATCACCGGCGAGTCGGCCGGCGCCTGACCCGAGCATGGCGGCGACCGAGTCCCTTCCGGGCAGCATGCCGACCCTGCCGGGCTTCGACGATGCCCGCGCCGGCAAGCGCGCCGAGTGCGACGGCGGCGGCGCCATCACGGGCACGCGCTACGCCGGACGCGAGGAGTTTGCCGGCACGCTCACCGGCGACTACGTCGATCACGGCGACCCGCCGTGGCGCTGGTACCTGCTGAAGGACCTCGTGCGTCGGCCCGAGGGCTATCCCGGCAATGCCGTGTGGTGCCTCGCCGAGAACCTCTTCGTCGAAGGCGAGCCGGTCTAGGATGACGCTCCGGATCGTGGTCTGCGCGAAGGAGGTCCTCGACCCCGACGCGGTCAATAACTACGCGCTCGAGGGCCGACTCGTGATCGGTGACGACGGGAAGTCGTTGACCCAGGCGTCCATTCCGCGCCTCATGAACGCCTACGACGAGCAGGCGATCGAGGCGGCGCTCCGCATCCGCGAGGCGGGCGTGGCGTGTACGGTCACCGTCGTCTCGGTCGGCGAGGCTCAGGACATCCTGAAGCACGCGGCGTCGCTCGGGATCGACGAGCCCGTCGCGATCCAGGCGGATCCGGCGGGGCTCGATCATCACGGCATCGCGAAGCTCCTCGCCGCGTTCGTGCGGTCGCGGGGCGGAGCGGATCTGGTGCTCTGCGGGCGGCAGGCCTCCGACGACGACCAGGGCCTCGTGCCCGCGCTCCTCGCCGAGTACCTCGGGACGCCCGCGGTCACGATCGCGCGTTCGGTCGAGGTGACGGCGGCGGGTGAGGGCTTCGCGGTGGGGGTCGTGCGGGTGACGCCCGACGGCGACGAGACGGTTGCGGTCGCGGCGCCGGCGGTGGTGACGATCAGCAACGAGCTCGGCCAGGCGCGCTATCCGACGATGGCGGGGCGCATGGCGGCGCGGAAGAAGAAGATCGGGCTCGTGACGCCGGCGGAGCTCGGGATCGCGGCCGAGTCGCTGCGGCCGCGCGTCACCCTCGCGAAGCAGTTCGTGCCGACGGTCAAGAGCGCCTGCGAGATGATCGCCGGGGCGACGCCCGACACGGCCGCCCAGGCGCTGATCGCGCGCCTCCGCGCGGAGAACGTGCTCCGATGACCCGCGTCGTCGTCTGCACCTGGGGCACGAGCGGCGGCGCCGAGGAGCTGCTGACGCTCGCGCGCGGCGTCGCGACGACGGTCGACGCGACGCTCGGCTGGCTGCTCCTCGGGCCGGCGCCGCACGACCTGACGGAGATCGCGAGCCGGCAGGACGTGCCGGTCGTCGACCACATCGAGGACGACAAGCTGCAATCGTTCGGCGGCGACGTGGCGGTGGCGGCGATCGCCGACTACGCCAGGCAGCACGACTTCCGGCTGCTGCTCGTGCCGCAGACGTTCGACGCGCGGGTGCTCGCGCCGCGGCTCGCGGCCCGCATCGACGCGGGCGTCGTGATGAACGGCGTCGGCGTGAGCGTCGATGGCGGCGCGCTCACGGTGACGGCCTCGGCGTATGGGGGCGACACGCGAGTCGTCTACGCGCTCGCGGGCGAGGGGCGGTTCGTGGTCGGCGTGTCGACCAGCGCGCTCGCGGCGGAGCCGGCGCCGAAGCCCGCCACGGCGGTCACCAAGCATTGCGTCGTCGATCTCTCCGGCGTCGCGGAGCGAGTCCAGGTCGTGGCGCGGAGCGAAGCCGCCGGCCCGCGCATCGAGGAGGCCGACGTCATCGTGGCCGGCGGGCGCGGCCTCGGGGAGAAGGCCAACTACCGGCTGGTCCACGAGCTCGCGGACGCCCTCGGCGGCATGGCCGCCGCCTCGCGGCCGATCGTCGACGAGGGCTGGGCCGAGCCGGCCCGCCAGGTCGGGCTCACGGGCAAGATCACGCGGCCGACGCTCTACATCGCGGCCGGCATCTCGGGCGCGAGCCAGCACATGGTGGGCTGCGCCGCCGCGAAGACGCTGGTCGCGATCAACCGCGACCCCGACGCCGCGATCTTCCGCTACGCGCGCTACGGCATCGTGGGCGACTGCCTCGAGATCTTGCCGGCTCTGACCCGCGCGGTGAAAGGATAGGTGCTTCACCATGGCTGACCGCATTCCCGTCGCCGACGGGCTCTTCGCCGAGACCAAGGACGGCGCGCGGCTCATCGGCTCGCGCTGCGCGTCCTGCGGCACGCCGTACTTCCCGAAGGTCGACTGGTGCCGGCACCCCGAGTGCGCGGCGTCGAAGATCGAGGACGCGGGCTTCGGTCCGGACGGCACGATCTGGAGCTGCGCGATCCAGGACTATCCGCCGCCCGCGCCGGCCAAGTTCGACAAGCCCTACAAGCCGTACGCGATGGCGGTCGTGGATCTCGCCGACGGGCTCCGCGTGCTCGGGCAGATCAAGACCGACGACATCCGCAGCGTGAAGCCCGACATGAAGGTCACGCTCGTCGTCGACGCGCTCTGCCACGACGACGCCGGCAACGAGGTCGTCACCTGGAAGTTCGAGGTCAACCATGCGTGAGGTCGCCGTCATCGGCCTCGGGATGCATCCCTGGGGCAAGTTCGGAGACAAGTCGGTGCAGCAGCTCTGCCGCGTCGCCGTCGACGCCGCCTTGAAGGATGCCGGCGTCGCGTGGCGCGACATCGAGGCCGTCGCGGCGGCGAGCTCGAGGTTCTCGGGGGGTCGCGGCTGGGGACTCAACGGCAACGACGTCATCGACGACATGGGCGCGACCGGCATCCCCGTGTACAACCTCTCGGCCGGGTGCGCGGCGGGCGGCAACGCCTTCAACGTCGGGACGATGCTCGTCGCGAGCGGACAGCACGACATGGTGCTGGTCGTCGGCGGCGAGAAGATGCCGAAGGGATTCATCCAGACCTCCGGCGTGGAGGAGACCACCGACCCGGAGTATCTCCGCCAGGTCTGCATCGGCGTTCCCGGCCCTACGTTCTGGGCGTTCATGTGCCGCCGCCGCATGGCGGACCATGGCACCACCGAGGAGCAGCTCGCGAAGATCGCCGTGAAGGCGCGGAAGCTCGCCGTTCACAATCCCAACGCCCGCTTCCGCAAGGAGACGAGCGTGGAGGAGGTCATGGGTTCGGCGCTCGTGAGCTACCCGCTCCGGCTTTTCGAGATCTGCCCCGTGAGCGACGGCGCCGCCGCGGTCGTGATCTGCTCGGCCGAGAAGGCCCGCCGGCTCACCACCAGGCCGCTCTGGGTCGCGGCGAGCGCGATCGCGACCGCGCGCTTCGACGACGGCATCCCGCGCGGACTCGCCGGCGCGGTGCCGAAGGATGGCAAGGCGTACCACAGCGAGGCCGCGGCCGCCGTCCGCAAGGCGATGGAGAAGGCCGCGATCGGTCCTGAGGGCATCGACCTGATCGAGCTCCAGGACAACACCGTCTACTACGAGCTCTCCTTCCCGGAGGAATGGGGCTTCTGCGAGCCCGGCGAGGCGGAGCACCTCCTCGAGAGCGGCGCGACCTTGCCGACCGGCCGGTTGCCGATCAACCCGAGCGGCGGCTTCATCTCGTTCGGCGAAGCGACGACCGCGCAGGGGCTCTTCCAGATCTGCGAGCTCGGCTGGCAGCTCCGCGGTGAGGCGGGCGGCCGCCAGGTGCCGGACGCCAAGGTGGGCCTGGCGCAGACGCTCGGGCTCGGCGGCAACGGGTCAGGGACGATCCTCAAGCGCTGAGCCGTTTCCGTCGAGTGCGAAGACTGCACGTGGCATCGCTCGTGCGTGGGGCGGGAGGGCGCTTCGCGGGCTCAGCAGATACTCGACTCCCACCGTTCAATGGCACCTTGCGCAGGGTCGCGTAGCGCATCTGACGAGCCCGCGAAGCGCCCTCCCTCCCCACACCGCACCGCCGCAGCGCAATCTGCAAACACCGAAGACGCCACCGAGCGTCGGCGTTTCGGGGATGACGTCATCTGGGTTTTGCAGATCGCGCAGCGTCGGTGAGCAGCGGGGCTGGGGTGACACCTCGGCAGGTCGTCAGATCCGCTACGCGGCCCTGCGCGAGGTGCCCTTGAACGGCGCGGAGTCGAGGATCTGCTGACCTGCCGAGGTGTCACCCCGGCCCCGCCGAGCAGCGACCCCCGTGCGATCTACTCAAACCGAGGGCGGCACCGTGGCGTGCCGGATGCTCTGGCCCTTGACCATGAAGACCACCATCTCCGCGATGTTCGTCGCGTGGTCGGCGATGCGCTCCAGGTACTTCGACACGAAGAGGATGCGCATCGCGCGCGTGATCGTGTGGGGGTCCTCGATCATGTACGAGAGCAGCTCGCGGAAGATCTGGCCGTTCAGCTTGTCGACTTCGTCGTCGCTCCGGCAGACCGCGAGGGCCATGTCCGGGTCCTCGCGCACGAAGGCGTCGAGGCTCTGGCGCAGCATGCCGAGCGCGATGTCCGCCATGCGGGGGATGTCGATGTAGGGCTTCAGTGGAGGCTCGGCGGCGAGCTCGACCGCGCGCTCGCTGATGCTCACGGCGCGGTCGCCGAGGCGCTCGAGGTCGGTGGTGATCTTGAGGGCGGTCGTGATGAAGCGGAGGTCGCGCCCGGCGGGCTGGCGGAGGGCGAGCAGCCGGAGGCACATGTCGTCGATCTCGCCGTCGAGGGCATTCACCTCGGCGTCCTTCTGGATCGTCGCTTCGGCGAGGGGACGATCGCGTCGGACGAGGGCCTCGATCGCCTTCGCGATCTGCTTCTCGACGAGGCCGCCCATCGACAGGATACGCTGCCGGAGGTCGTTCAGCTCTTCTTCATACTGGCGGTCGGTGTGTGCGGCCATCGTTGGTTACCCGAAGCGACCCGTGATGTAGTCCTCGGTTTCCTTCCGTGCCGGCGTCGTGAACACCTTCTGCGTGGGTCCGAACTCGACGAGCCGGCCGAGGTACATGAAGGCGGTGTAGTCCGAGACGCGGGCTGCCTGCTGCATGCTGTGGGTGACGATCACGATCGTGTACTTCTCGCGCAGCTCGTGGATCAACGCCTCGATCTTGGTGGTGGCGATCGGGTCGAGGGCGGAGCAGGGCTCGTCCATGAGGACGACCTCGGGAGCGACCGCCAGGGTGCGTGCGATGCAGAGCCGTTGCTGCTGACCGCCCGAGATGCTGACGCCCGAGGCGCGCAGGCCGTCCTTCACCTCGTCCCAGAGGGCGGCCTGGCGGAGGCTCTGCTCCACGATGCCCGCGAGCTCGTCGCGGTCCCGACGGATGCCGTTCAAGCGGAGCCCGGCCGCGACATTGTCGAAAATGGACATCGTGGGGAAGGGATTCGGGCGCTGGAAGACCATGCCGACCCGCCCGCGGACGGAGACGGGGTCGACGCCGGGACCGTAGATGTCCTCGCCGTCGAGCAGCACCCGTCCGGCGACGCGCGCGCCCGGGACCGTCTCGTGCATGCGGTTCAAGCACCGGATGAACGTCGATTTGCCGCAGCCCGAGGGCCCGATGATCGCCGTGACCCGGTGCTCGGGCAGCACGAGATCGATGTCGTGGAGGGCCTGGGTGGTCCCGAACCAGGCGCGTAGCCCGGCGACCTCGAGCTTATTGGGACTGACGTCGTTCATCGTCCGTGCGCGATCTTCCCACGGGTCAGCAATCGGACCGAAAGGCTGGTGGCGCCGATCAACGTCATGAGGACCAGCGCTCCGGCCCATGCCTGACGATGCCAGTCGTCGAAGGGCGAGATCGCGTAGGTGTAGATCTGGACCGGGAGGGACGCGATCGGTCCGCCGAGGCCGCTCTGCCAGTACTGGTTGCCGAAGGCGGTGAAGATGAGGGGCGCGGTCTCGCCGGCGACGCGCGCGATCGCGAGTATCATGCCGGTGAGGATGCCGCCGCGCGCGGTGCGGAGCACCACCGAGACGGTCGTCCGCCACATGGGAACACCGAGCGCGAGCGACGCTTCGCGGAGCGAGGTCGGCACGAGGCGAATCATCTCCTCCGTCGTCCGGGCGACGATCGGGAGCATGATGACGGCGAGCGCGATCCCTCCGGCGTACCCCGAGAAGCCCTTCATCGGTAGGACCACCAGCGTGTAGACGTAGATGCCGATCACGATCGAGGGGACGCCGTTCAGTACGTCGGCGCAGAAGCGGACGGTCGCGCCGAACGGCGTGCGGCGGTGCTCGGCGAGGTAGACCCCGGTGAGCACGCCGATCGGGAGGCCGAGCGCGGCGGCGAGCGCGACGAGGGTCAAGCTGCCGACGATCGCGTTGGCCATGCCGCCGCCCGTCTCCCCGACCGGCCTCGGCAGGTGCATGAAGAGCCCGAGGTCGAGCGCGCCCACGCCGCGTGCGAGAAGATCGCCGAGGATCAGGACGAGCGGGAGCAGCAAGGCCGTCGTGCAGGCGGCGGCGAGGGCCGAGGCGAGGCGATCTACGAAGCGGCGCGAACGGAGCGTCATGTCAGTGCCCCGAGCCGCCGCCGCCGTCACCCACGCGCCAGATCAGGAGACGCGCCAGCACGTTCACGAGCATGGTCACGACCAGGAGCACGAGGCCGATCTCGACCAGGACCTGGACGTACAGCTCGGAGGTCGCTTCGGCGAACTCGTTTGCGATGACGCTTGCCATCGTGCTCCCTGGAGCGAAGAAGGAGACGGCGATCTCTGGACGATTGCCGATCACCATCGTGACGGCCATGGTTTCTCCGAGCGCTCGTCCGAGTCCGAGCATGATCGCGCCGATCACGCCGGCGCGGCCGTACGGCAGGACGCCCATGCGGATCATCTCCCAGCGCGTGGCCCCGAGGGCGAGGGCCCCCTCGCGTTGCGCGACCGGCACCGTGCGGAATACCTCGACCGCAACCGACGTGATGTACGGCACGATCATCACGGCGAGCACCATCGAGGCGGTGAGCATGCCGACCCCGTAGCTCGGCCCCTGGAAGAAGGGCAGGAAGCCGAGGGTGTGGGTGAGCGCGGGGGCGACGGTGCTCCGCACCCATGGCACGAGGACGAAGATGCCCCACAGGCCGTAGACGACGCTCGGGATCGCGGCGAGGAGCTCCACCAGGAACGCGACGGGCGTCCGCAGCCACGACGGAGCCATTTCACTGAGGAAGATCGCCGTTCCGACGCCGAGCGGGACGGCCTGCAGCAGCGCGAGGAGCGACGAAGCGAGCGTCCCGTAGATGAAGGGGAGCGCTCCGTATTCGTTCGCGACCGGATCCCACGTCTGCTCCGACAGGAACCCCCATCCGAAGGTGCGTACCGCGTCCGCCGACTTCCAGACGAGGATCGCCACGATCGAGAGCAGGACGGCGACGAGCGACCACGCGCCTGCCGCGGTGAGCGCGCGGAACACGGTGTCGCCGACGTTTGCCCGGCCCCGCCTCGGCAGGAGCGGACCGACGTCCACCCGGATCGTCACGCCGGGCGCGGCGGCGCCACGCTCCAGAGCGGTCGGAGCGGAAACGGGCGCGGCGTGGAGCGTCATCGCGCGCGAGGACACGTCATTTCCCGGCGAGCGGTCTCCCGTCGGCCATCGTGATCCTGGCGAGCGCGGCGCGCGCCTTCGCGGCGACGGCGGGCGGCAGCGGCGCGTAGTTGAGCGGCGCGGCGGCGTTCTGGCCCTCGGTCAGCGCCCAGTCGAGGAAGGCGAGGAGCTTCGCTCCCTTCGCGGCATCGGCCTGCTTCTCGTAGACGAGGAGCCAGGTCATGCCGGCGATCGGGTAGGCTTCGGCACCCGAGGCGTCGGTGATCGACATGCGGAAGTCGTTCGGCATCTCGACCGCGGTATCGGCGGCTGCCGCCGTCACGGACGCGAGAGTGGGCGTGACGAGCTGGCCGGCCCGATTCTTCACCGCCGCGAAGGGGAGTTGGTTCGAGAGCGCGTAGACGAGTTCGACGTAGCCGAGCGAGAAGGGCGTCTGCTTGACGAGGCCGGTGACGCCTTCGTTGCCCTTGCCGCCGAGGCCGACCGGCCAGCGGACCGCCGTCCCGCGGCCCACCGTGTCGAGCCAGGCCCGGCTCACCTTGCTCAGGTAGTCCGTGAAGATGTAGGTCGTGCCGCTGCCGTCCGAGCGATGGACGACGACGATGTCCTGCGCCGGTAGCGCCGCGCCGGGGTTGGCCGCCGCGATCGCGCCGTCGTTCCACTTGACGATGCGGCCGAGGAAGACGTCGGCGACGATCTCGGGCGTCAGCTTGAGTTCCGGGAGTCCTTCGACGTTGTAGGTGAGCACGACGGCGCCCATCACCGTCGGGACATGCAGGACCGGGCCACCCTTGGCGGCGCGCAGCTGCTCGTCGCTCATCGGCCCGTCGGTCGCGCCGAAGTCGACGGTCTGCTCGCTGATCTGCTTGATCCCGCCGCCGCTGCCGATCGACTGGTAGTTGAAGCGTGAGGTCGGATCGATCGCGCCGTAGAGGCTGAACCACTTCGAGTACATCGGGTAGGGAAAGGTCGCCCCGGCGCCGTTCAGCTGGAGCTGCGCCTGGGCGGAGCCGGTGGCGAGCCAGAGCGCCGCGCTGGTGATCGCGAGAAGTCGAACCAGCGGCCGCATGATCCCTGCGTGGAATGGACGTGATGATGTCACGTGTTTCGCTCCCCTCGGTGTTGGACGGGCACCCCGCCGGGGTGAGCGCGTCGTTGCGCGATTCCTACAGGCGAGGGCATTCGCGGACGGTAACGGTCACGTTACAAGTCGGTTACGGAGGCGGCCGCAGCGGCGGGAAATGCGGACGAACCATGAAGGCGCGGTAGCGGGCGCTGTGCGAAGCCGATCTGCATCGCGCAGCAACAGGGAGAAATTCGTGCTGAGCGGTCGATCCTTCGTTGACGGTCTCGGCGGCGGGTTTCATGCTCGCTGCATGACTGGGATCGGTCGCGTGGGCGTCGGGGTGTCGTTGGTCGGGTTGGTGCTCGCGTGCGCGGGCAGTGCGCACGGGGTCACGGTTTCCGCGTGTCTCGCCGGGAAGCTCGGCGACGTGGGGCGGACGGCGGCGCG is part of the Deltaproteobacteria bacterium genome and harbors:
- the pstS gene encoding phosphate ABC transporter substrate-binding protein PstS, which produces MRPLVRLLAITSAALWLATGSAQAQLQLNGAGATFPYPMYSKWFSLYGAIDPTSRFNYQSIGSGGGIKQISEQTVDFGATDGPMSDEQLRAAKGGPVLHVPTVMGAVVLTYNVEGLPELKLTPEIVADVFLGRIVKWNDGAIAAANPGAALPAQDIVVVHRSDGSGTTYIFTDYLSKVSRAWLDTVGRGTAVRWPVGLGGKGNEGVTGLVKQTPFSLGYVELVYALSNQLPFAAVKNRAGQLVTPTLASVTAAAADTAVEMPNDFRMSITDASGAEAYPIAGMTWLLVYEKQADAAKGAKLLAFLDWALTEGQNAAAPLNYAPLPPAVAAKARAALARITMADGRPLAGK